A segment of the Triticum urartu cultivar G1812 chromosome 1, Tu2.1, whole genome shotgun sequence genome:
GATCTGCACATTACGTGGCACAGTTATTCTTCATCAGAAACGGCTCGCCTTCATTACCCGGTGCGTATTTAAAACCCGCACCCCATCCATTCGTGCCTCGTTTAAAATCCGCCCCCCTCCTCCTTAAACCGACGACGACGACGAGAGGGGCCGtttcttctccttccttcctGTTGGCGATCGATCCTCGGCGTTGGGCGGATCGGCGGGGGCGGGGCCAGATCGGGCGGATGCCGCCGCGGCCGGAGCCGTGCAGCTCGTCGTCGTCGCTGGGGAACGACAGCGACGAGGGCGGCGCGCCGGTGGggaaggaggaggcggaggaCGGGGAGGGGGAGGTGCAGAGCGCCTACAGCGGGGCCGGGCTCGACGGCCTCGCCGCATTGGAGGAGTCGCTTCCCATCAGGTGAGGAGCAGAGCCCCTTGCGTCTTTTTGTTCCGGCCTGTTAAATTTCTGGTCTCGCTCCGCGTCGCTGCGCGCGAGCTCTCGGAAGAAATAGTCATCCGTCGGCGATCTTCGCTGGACGCCGCGCCTTTGGGATTGGGGAAATAGGCACATTGGATATCTGTAAACGGGAGAGTAGGGCGACGAACTTGTTTGTGTGGACCGCCCTAGAGGATTACTACCAACTATAGTAGTAAACTGATGTATTGTCATACAACCGGCCAATGGAAGGTTCCGATTCAACAAATGAGCCAATGTGGGCTGCCACGTGTTGCAATTATTATATACTAGTGCATGTTCTTTGTTAGAACTTCTCTTAGAGTTGTGGATCATTCTATTCAGTTGCGTGATGATATGGAGTGCTCCACATTGTTTAGTTGATGGGACAGGTCTGTGCCATTTGCCCAGCCAATTGTGTGCTGATGACTGTTGCATCCCGTCGTTCTCATGTCCTGCTTTAGTAATGTTTAGTATTATTGTTGTGAGGTTGGCGAGGTGTACCtatcttctcatgaatagtactTGCACATTTTTCTGCAAACACGTTGCTTGTAGAGGAAATAGCAAGGCCATATTATTAGCTGAAAATTGTACAGTACAACTCTTGACAACACAATGCAAGTTTCATGTTGGGATCCTTCGCTGTATATGAACCCCACCAAAGAGTGCTCCATTTGATATGTTTGCTGCTATACAAAGTGTGGCTTTGTTTATCAAGGGAAACATTTTCCTACATGTTTTGCAAACAGTATGGTCCTTCTATGGTATTAATATACTCTGCTTAAGTATCTTACATTTCCTAATACTGAAGAGTAGCTTTAGTTTTTTCTTGCCACCATGGTCTGCTAATTGCTAAATGCAAAAGTTCCTTTGTTTGTTGACGTAAATTTCCCTGATTCCTTCTGATCCGGAAACGCTTACTTTGGTATTGTGTCCGGTCAGTTTCGCATGCTTGCTCATAAATAATGCGCCACCAGAACGGCAATGCTTATCGCTACAGCTGTTATGTTGTTATACTTTTCTGCACTACACGCTTCATGTGTGTGTTCATTGCATCATTATGGTGTTTATCTATATGCTACCTCTGATATCCTCATCATTTTGTGGGGCAGGCGTGGCATCTCTAAATTCTATAATGGCAAGTCCAGATCTTTCACATTCCTCAAGGAAGCTATCGGGCCATCTGGTTCGGCAAAGGTCATTGCCAAGGCAGACAATGCTTACTCCAGGAAACGGAAAAATCTTCTTGCATACAGCATCATGTACGATCAGTCACAGATCACCGTGCCGGAGACCTACAAGAACGGTATCACTAAGAGGCTTGCGGGTTTAAGCAGGTTGAGGCCCTCCGATGGTATGAGCTCcaacagcagcagtagcagcagcctCAGCAGCGACGAAAACGAGCCGCCTCAGCAGTTCATTTTTGTTCAGTCACCTGACAACACTGCACAATTTGCTTCTCCGACGATACCTGCACCTCGGCTTGGGTCTTGCGCGTCTAAGATATTTGCCCATGCCAATGAGGTCGTTTTCGATGGTGAATCTGCAACGTTTGCACAGCCGCTGCTCATCTGTTTGCCTGGAAAAACAACCGGAGGCTGATTAACAAGGAATTCAAGAGGCATTTCCATCTTTTCGTGTTTTTTTTTCTTGTGTTTGTTCTGGGGGCTAATATACCGCATCTCTCTTTTGCTAACCTAAGGTTGCATTGGGGTGTTTGCCTAAATAAGAGGGAGCAGATAAAAAAAAAGAGGGAGCATGTATGGTGACGGTTTTGTGTGTAAAATAGCTTGTTTGACAATGTGTAAATATAACTTGACATAATCTGCTAAAATCAAATGCAGTAAGTCAAAGGCAGAAATCACACTCCCTCCAGTTTGCAGAAAACTGATATTTTGAACATTGGTACTTGTgcaatactccctccgtttcgaattacttgccacaaaaatggatgtatctagatatatttttagttctagatacatccatttctatgATATACGAGAAGACATAGATAGGCCAAGTTCTAATTTTTGAGAAGATTTATTCCAGAAATGTAATGCTTTTGTGAACTGACATGAGTGTTATGTCGTATACTTTTGTGGGCTGGATCCGTACGAGGTCGTTACTCAGCCATGCTAAAGTTAAGGAGAATATGGCTTATGGGTGCAACCATTGGGAGACGGTAGCACGGGATACTTACTACCGGTTTGTATGGCGCTCAAATAATAGGATAGGTATATAGTCATCTTGTCCTATTTCTGTTTTTTTTTAAAAAGCTCGCCAAGCCTTTATTGATCAACTAAAAAGTTTATAGGGATTACAATTGGGTCATGCTGGATGCCCAACCACAAATGCCTCCCAACAGGAAGTGAGATACCAAATCTAGCAAGTCTATGAGCCTCATAGTTCGACTCTCGAGGTTCAAAGAAAAAATTACACATCATGAATAAGGTGGAAGTTTGTAAGATCTCTTTGATGATAATGCCATGATCGCCCCCCGCTCTCTGATGGATATGATTTACTACCCGCTTACAGTCAGAAGCAATCTGAATATGATTCGTTCCCAGGTCCAGTGCCAACGCCATGCCTATTTCTGCTTATTGTGGCAATTTTTATTGTTTCGGCTTGATTCATGAAGTTTGTATCAAACTAGGTACTTGATGGCTACTTTGTTTAATATGGCTCTATGCGTCGTTTTGATACAGAGGTCGGGGGTAACCCTCCTTTTAAAAAAGCATTATGTGAGTAAATTTGGTCACTCGTCGCGCTCGTTATGTGGAGGGACACAACCTCATAACAGACCTATTCAGTACTAAGTACTATCGTCTATAGTATTTGCCAACGTGCCTTTTTTTAAGAAAAGGCACACGCCTgactttataaataaagccaTCAAATAGGGTTCAGAACATACAACCAAACCGAGCAAGATTAAGACAGTGCAGTTACACCGCATGAAAGCCGGAATAGGCACACAGGCCAACTACCTACGCCCAAGGGGCACAGCAAACCAAAAGGAACACGGTCAACCAACATTGGCATGGTCGTTCTGGAGCAAGGAAGACGCCGTAGAATGTACTTCCGTGATCATGTCTTCAGTTGCTCCACGATCCTGGTCCTTAGTCAACAATTTTCACTGCTGTAGGAAAGAAATCAATTTGAAAAGATAGTCAGCAGGTTTAGACGGGAATATGTTTTCAATAGTAAATTTATTCCTAGCAGTCCACAGGACCCAGGACATAGCCGGAACAGGCGTCTATTTTGACCAGCAAGAGAACTAGAGCAGGATCGAAGGCCCGAGAAAGAAGTGGGAGACCAATTAACACCCAACCAGGGTCTGGTACAACTCCACATAAGTTTAGCCAGATGGCAATTAAAGAGCACGTGACCTCTCTAGCCCCACAAAGCTTACAAAACTCAGTCCTTGCGGATCTGGTCCGCCGCGGGGAGCCTCCCACAAATGGCTTGCCACATAAAGATTTTTATCTTAAGGGGGATCTTGGCACGCCAAATATCTTTGAATTTCGAGCAAGGAGAACCTATAATGATCCTGGAATAAAGTGACTTAACCGAAAAACGACTAGAGGCCGAGTGAGGCCAGGGCACTTGGTCCGCACATTGCTGCCACTGATTCATCTCTATAGGAGAAAGAGCATGACGAAATTGTATGTCCCAGCCAGAACGAGCGAGATCCGAGATGGAAATTTCAGGAAAGGAAACAAAGGAAAAATAGTAggaaaagaaagacaaagaggaTTATCACCACACCAGCAGTTGGTCCAAAACCGGATAGATTCGCCATTACCAACTACAAATTTAATCTAAGAACGAAAGATATACCTCACCCTGACCAAATCGCACCAGAACTGGGATCCACCAGTCGCAGAAGCAAAGATAGGGTTGCCAGAGGGAAAGTACTTTGCTTTGACAATGTCACGCCACAACATGCCA
Coding sequences within it:
- the LOC125520294 gene encoding protein OXIDATIVE STRESS 3 LIKE 2-like; its protein translation is MPPRPEPCSSSSSLGNDSDEGGAPVGKEEAEDGEGEVQSAYSGAGLDGLAALEESLPIRRGISKFYNGKSRSFTFLKEAIGPSGSAKVIAKADNAYSRKRKNLLAYSIMYDQSQITVPETYKNGITKRLAGLSRLRPSDGMSSNSSSSSSLSSDENEPPQQFIFVQSPDNTAQFASPTIPAPRLGSCASKIFAHANEVVFDGESATFAQPLLICLPGKTTGG